One Gemmatimonas sp. DNA window includes the following coding sequences:
- a CDS encoding HRDC domain-containing protein: MSASAPLYLDTVDSVDQFLASLSPVRAIALDTEGASFHRFVDRIYLLQMSTDRHEAVIDPLPIGKPSRLGALIEDPQVEIVLHDADYDLRLLHQDYGWQVKNLFDTRVAAQLLGIRAFGLAALLEQYFGLKLDKKHQRADWSMRPLTADMLDYAAQDTRHLLGLRDKLHQQLVAKGRWHWAQEEFIRAETTRWDPDQAENSFLRMKGARDLTRRELARLRELVKWRDSIAAELDRATFRVAGNETLLDLARLAPTSRDTLFAVKGFPRGMNDARAQEALQAIARGNDVAEADLPRFPKAARWDREADFDDRVARLKSVRDAVATDLDLDPGVLCSRDRMEAVARRRPRHVDELQELPELRKWQAEVLGSGFVKALAPFATAVDSPYRAE, encoded by the coding sequence ATGTCAGCATCCGCACCGCTCTATCTCGATACGGTCGACTCCGTCGATCAGTTCCTCGCGAGTCTCTCGCCGGTCCGAGCCATAGCGCTCGACACCGAGGGCGCGAGTTTTCACCGCTTCGTGGACCGCATCTATTTGCTGCAGATGTCCACGGATCGTCATGAAGCCGTGATCGATCCGCTCCCGATCGGCAAGCCGTCACGCCTGGGCGCGCTGATCGAGGACCCGCAGGTTGAGATCGTGTTGCACGACGCCGATTACGACCTGCGATTGCTGCATCAGGACTATGGGTGGCAGGTGAAGAACCTGTTCGACACGCGCGTGGCCGCGCAGCTCTTGGGGATTCGGGCATTCGGTCTCGCCGCGTTGCTGGAACAGTATTTCGGCCTGAAGCTCGACAAGAAGCATCAGCGCGCCGACTGGAGCATGCGCCCCCTCACGGCGGACATGCTCGATTACGCAGCGCAAGACACACGCCACCTGCTCGGCCTTCGCGACAAGCTGCATCAGCAGCTGGTGGCGAAGGGCCGATGGCACTGGGCGCAGGAAGAATTCATTCGCGCGGAAACCACGCGGTGGGATCCCGATCAAGCCGAAAATAGCTTTCTCCGCATGAAGGGCGCGCGCGATCTCACGCGTCGTGAGCTGGCGCGTCTGCGTGAGCTCGTGAAGTGGCGCGACTCAATCGCCGCCGAATTGGATCGCGCCACCTTCCGCGTGGCCGGCAACGAAACACTGCTCGATCTCGCGCGCCTGGCGCCGACGTCGCGCGATACGTTGTTCGCCGTGAAAGGCTTTCCTCGCGGCATGAATGACGCACGCGCCCAGGAAGCACTGCAGGCCATCGCGCGAGGCAACGACGTGGCCGAGGCTGATCTGCCGCGCTTCCCGAAAGCGGCGCGCTGGGATCGTGAGGCCGACTTCGATGATCGCGTCGCGCGCCTCAAGTCCGTACGTGATGCCGTCGCGACCGATCTCGATCTTGATCCGGGTGTGCTCTGCTCACGCGATCGCATGGAGGCCGTGGCGCGTCGTCGTCCGCGCCATGTCGACGAGCTGCAGGAGCTCCCTGAACTCCGGAAGTGGCAGGCCGAAGTCCTCGGCTCGGGCTTCGTGAAAGCGCTCGCCCCGTTCGCGACCGCGGTCGACTCCCCGTACCGGGCTGAGTAG
- a CDS encoding signal peptidase II, which translates to MRLDTLRAPRVQGLFDTVRARFIGITALVTAVDLLAKEVAVRSLGSTGVVPVSDRFSLFVVFNTGSAGGVQVGPYTWQLNVLVTLLAVGLIASVVQAMAAVDRRATRALAFVAGGAVGNLLSMLFGPEGVADFLAIRLTGDTTIVANVADFALWTGAVMLVPVALLLARMARAERAERNAVMRVELS; encoded by the coding sequence ATGCGACTCGATACGCTTCGCGCTCCACGCGTCCAGGGCTTGTTCGACACCGTCCGTGCCCGCTTCATCGGGATCACGGCGCTGGTTACCGCCGTTGATCTGCTGGCCAAAGAAGTCGCGGTCCGGTCACTGGGATCCACGGGCGTCGTGCCCGTCAGCGATCGGTTCTCGCTGTTCGTCGTCTTCAACACGGGCAGTGCCGGCGGCGTGCAGGTCGGCCCCTACACCTGGCAGCTCAACGTGCTGGTGACGCTGTTGGCCGTGGGTCTGATCGCGTCGGTGGTGCAGGCGATGGCGGCGGTGGACCGTCGCGCGACACGGGCGCTGGCGTTCGTCGCCGGCGGCGCGGTGGGCAATCTGCTCAGCATGCTCTTCGGCCCTGAAGGCGTTGCCGATTTTCTGGCGATTCGCTTGACCGGCGACACCACGATCGTGGCCAACGTGGCCGATTTCGCCCTCTGGACGGGTGCGGTGATGCTGGTGCCCGTGGCCCTGCTGCTGGCCCGCATGGCGCGAGCCGAGCGGGCCGAGCGCAACGCGGTGATGCGCGTCGAGCTGTCCTGA
- a CDS encoding metal-sulfur cluster assembly factor produces MDQIQDPTPDAEPAGEISADQARLVLRRVKDPELNLNIVDLGLIYDVHVNGTNVQIDMSLTSPGCPSGPEIMGEAEQQLRTIPGIGDVTMNLVWSPPWTPERIEPRVRAYMGF; encoded by the coding sequence ATGGATCAGATCCAAGACCCGACGCCTGACGCGGAACCCGCTGGCGAGATTTCTGCCGATCAGGCGCGCCTGGTGCTGCGGCGCGTGAAAGACCCTGAGCTCAATCTCAACATCGTCGATCTCGGCTTGATCTACGATGTGCACGTGAATGGAACGAACGTGCAGATTGATATGAGTCTCACGTCCCCCGGCTGTCCGTCAGGACCGGAAATCATGGGCGAGGCGGAGCAACAGCTGCGCACGATTCCCGGCATCGGCGACGTCACGATGAACCTGGTCTGGTCGCCGCCCTGGACTCCGGAGCGCATCGAGCCCCGGGTCCGTGCCTACATGGGCTTCTAG